Proteins found in one Lysinibacillus fusiformis genomic segment:
- the prpB gene encoding methylisocitrate lyase yields the protein MAWIVNEAITQKQLAEQFQALINRSTILQIPGAHDAMAGLMAKKVGFEALYLSGAAYTASRGLPDLGMIYSNEVAQRANDIIRATNLPMLVDIDTGFGGVLNVARTAREMVEAGVAAVQLEDQNLPKKCGHLNGKTLVSQEEMIQKIKMIKQIAPTLVIVARTDARSVEGLEQAILRAKAYVAAGADAIFPEALQTEKEFKQFARELDAPLLANMTEFGQTPYYTAKEFEKMGYSMVIYPVTSMRVAAKAYEQVFTLIKNTGTQKDAIEDMQTRSELYETISYYKFEDLDSELAKTILPKEEIK from the coding sequence ATGGCGTGGATTGTAAATGAAGCGATAACACAAAAACAACTGGCTGAGCAATTTCAAGCGCTCATTAATCGTTCAACGATTTTGCAAATACCAGGCGCTCATGATGCAATGGCAGGTTTAATGGCTAAAAAAGTTGGCTTTGAGGCATTGTATCTTTCTGGAGCTGCCTACACGGCCAGCAGAGGCTTACCTGATTTAGGAATGATTTATTCCAATGAAGTGGCGCAGCGAGCGAACGATATTATTCGTGCTACGAATTTACCAATGCTCGTGGATATCGATACTGGCTTCGGCGGTGTACTAAACGTTGCCCGTACAGCGCGTGAAATGGTAGAGGCAGGGGTTGCTGCTGTACAGCTAGAAGATCAAAATCTACCAAAAAAATGTGGTCACTTGAATGGAAAAACGCTTGTTTCCCAGGAGGAAATGATACAAAAAATAAAGATGATTAAGCAAATAGCCCCTACTTTAGTGATTGTTGCCCGCACAGATGCGAGGTCTGTAGAGGGCTTAGAACAGGCGATCTTAAGAGCTAAAGCCTATGTAGCAGCTGGGGCAGATGCTATTTTTCCGGAGGCGTTACAAACAGAAAAAGAGTTTAAACAATTTGCCCGTGAGCTGGATGCTCCCTTATTAGCTAATATGACTGAATTTGGACAAACGCCTTATTATACCGCTAAGGAGTTTGAAAAAATGGGCTATTCGATGGTGATTTATCCCGTTACATCCATGAGAGTTGCAGCCAAAGCCTATGAGCAAGTGTTTACCTTAATAAAAAACACAGGAACTCAGAAAGATGCTATTGAGGATATGCAAACGAGAAGTGAATTATATGAAACCATTTCCTATTACAAATTTGAAGATTTAGATAGTGAGTTGGCGAAAACCATCTTACCGAAAGAGGAAATAAAGTAG
- a CDS encoding acyl-CoA dehydrogenase family protein — protein MDKLEDKMTIFTPEDFQDEEELIAKTAELFIKQDVSPNTTAIEKHQYEVTRQLFQKAGDLGLLAIEIPEDYGGLALNKKISGLVAEKMGYGGSFSVSYNIHAGVGTLPYVYFGDASQKHRYLPKLASGEWIGAYALTEPDAGSDALHPKTNAILNGDGSAWILNGEKQWITNAQLADIFVVFAKTSEGMTAFIVERTFTGVSVGQEEEKMGIKGSSTATLILEDVSVPRDNVLGEVGKGHKVAMNILNMARLKLAFSNIGTAKQALQLAVNYGKERKQFHKPIVDFTMIQEKLADMSISIYGAESAAYRTAGEMDDAIELASKESMVHKIADFALECALNKVNCSEALGKIVDEAVQIHGGYGYMQDYEVERLYRDARISRIFEGTNEINRLTIAKMLYKEYTLAPSTYNAPEAYKTAEINQQYIQLSNYLRQIALTVITGAQIHLDQEQEYMRLLADIAKDLYVMEASLLRTEKNVNEKTKHLMTDIICQEGYRKIEKSTIDIICAAETNEQKRKIWLDAIQQLNIPLHQNLFMKKREIARSIINNPKSIS, from the coding sequence ATGGATAAACTAGAGGACAAAATGACCATCTTTACACCAGAGGACTTTCAAGATGAGGAAGAGCTCATCGCAAAAACCGCAGAGCTCTTCATTAAACAGGATGTCTCACCTAATACTACAGCTATTGAAAAGCATCAATATGAAGTTACTCGTCAGTTATTTCAAAAAGCAGGTGACCTTGGTTTACTAGCCATTGAGATACCCGAAGACTATGGGGGGCTGGCACTCAATAAAAAAATTTCAGGGCTCGTTGCAGAAAAAATGGGCTATGGCGGCTCATTTAGTGTCTCTTACAATATTCATGCAGGAGTCGGCACATTGCCCTATGTCTATTTTGGAGATGCGTCACAAAAGCACAGATACTTACCAAAGTTGGCCTCAGGTGAATGGATTGGAGCCTACGCACTGACTGAGCCAGACGCAGGTTCAGATGCATTACATCCCAAAACAAATGCGATTTTAAATGGAGATGGCTCTGCATGGATCTTAAACGGTGAAAAGCAATGGATTACCAATGCGCAGCTAGCAGATATCTTTGTTGTTTTTGCCAAAACAAGTGAAGGCATGACTGCTTTCATTGTAGAGCGTACCTTTACAGGGGTATCTGTGGGACAGGAAGAAGAGAAGATGGGTATTAAGGGATCTTCGACGGCTACCCTTATATTAGAGGATGTTAGCGTACCGAGGGATAATGTACTTGGCGAGGTTGGAAAAGGTCATAAAGTGGCGATGAATATATTGAATATGGCACGTCTAAAGCTAGCTTTCTCCAACATCGGCACTGCCAAACAGGCTCTACAATTAGCTGTGAATTACGGGAAGGAACGGAAGCAATTTCACAAGCCAATTGTTGATTTTACTATGATACAGGAAAAGCTTGCGGACATGTCCATTTCGATATATGGGGCAGAAAGTGCTGCCTATCGGACAGCTGGAGAAATGGATGATGCGATTGAGTTAGCTAGTAAAGAGTCGATGGTTCATAAAATAGCCGATTTCGCTTTGGAATGCGCCCTTAATAAAGTCAATTGCTCAGAAGCCCTTGGCAAAATTGTAGATGAAGCTGTACAAATACATGGTGGCTATGGCTATATGCAAGATTATGAGGTAGAACGATTGTATCGTGATGCGAGGATTAGCCGTATTTTTGAAGGGACAAACGAAATCAATCGTTTAACCATTGCGAAAATGTTATATAAAGAATATACACTCGCACCTTCTACGTATAATGCGCCTGAAGCCTATAAGACAGCTGAAATAAATCAGCAATACATCCAGCTTTCCAACTATTTAAGGCAAATAGCTCTTACTGTCATTACAGGCGCACAGATCCATTTGGACCAAGAGCAGGAATACATGCGTCTGTTGGCTGATATAGCGAAGGATCTTTATGTTATGGAAGCTTCTTTACTGAGAACTGAAAAAAACGTAAATGAAAAAACGAAGCACTTGATGACTGATATTATCTGTCAGGAGGGCTACCGTAAAATAGAAAAAAGTACAATTGATATTATTTGTGCTGCTGAAACAAATGAACAAAAGCGAAAAATATGGCTAGATGCTATTCAACAACTAAACATCCCGCTTCATCAAAATCTCTTTATGAAAAAGCGAGAGATTGCTAGAAGTATTATTAACAATCCAAAATCGATAAGTTAA
- a CDS encoding enoyl-CoA hydratase-related protein, translating into MVDTFANVSKEGAITIIHLDHPPANTLSSASIENLRLILKELAVDEQTNAIIMTGSGRFFAAGADIKEFVSAFGQQEKALQMAERGQALCDEIEAMKKPVIAAINGPALGGGLELALGCHFRIASSNAIVGLPELKLGLLPTFGGTQRLSRITGQAKALQLILTSKQLSADEALQLGIIQLVTEQEELLPTAKAIAQSFVEGKSMTSVSRTIECVIQGGKDHLQNGLELERTRFAELFLTEDAKEGVQAFIEKRQPDFKHS; encoded by the coding sequence ATGGTCGATACTTTTGCCAATGTAAGCAAGGAAGGTGCCATCACGATCATTCATTTAGATCATCCACCAGCAAATACTTTATCATCCGCATCGATTGAAAATCTTCGACTCATTCTCAAAGAGTTAGCTGTGGACGAACAAACGAATGCTATCATTATGACAGGCTCTGGACGATTTTTTGCCGCTGGTGCAGATATTAAGGAATTTGTTTCTGCCTTTGGGCAACAAGAAAAAGCATTGCAGATGGCTGAGAGAGGTCAAGCGCTATGTGATGAAATTGAAGCCATGAAAAAGCCTGTTATTGCTGCTATTAATGGTCCAGCTCTTGGAGGAGGATTAGAGTTAGCATTAGGCTGTCATTTCAGAATTGCATCAAGTAATGCCATTGTTGGTTTACCAGAATTAAAGCTTGGCTTATTGCCGACATTCGGGGGAACTCAACGATTGAGCAGAATCACGGGGCAAGCAAAGGCACTACAATTGATTTTAACAAGTAAACAACTAAGTGCCGACGAAGCACTACAATTAGGCATTATTCAACTGGTGACAGAACAAGAGGAGCTTCTGCCAACTGCAAAAGCGATTGCGCAGTCCTTTGTTGAGGGTAAAAGTATGACAAGTGTGTCCCGTACAATTGAATGTGTCATACAGGGCGGCAAAGATCATCTCCAAAATGGGCTAGAACTTGAACGAACACGTTTTGCAGAGTTGTTTTTAACAGAGGATGCTAAAGAAGGGGTTCAGGCATTTATTGAAAAAAGACAGCCAGACTTTAAACATTCTTAA